The genomic region CATTTACCACACTGTTTTCCAAGGATGCAGCAGTAGAAGCATTGAATGAAGGAAAAGTTGTATTCTTTGCAGGCGGAACAGGACATCCATATTTTTCAACAGATACAGGTGCAGTTTTAAGAGCCATTGAGATCGAAGCAGATGCAATGTTACTGGCAAAAGCAATTGACGGTATCTATGACAGTGATCCGAAGGTAAATCCGGAAGCGAAGAAGTACGATGAGATATCTATTCAGGAGATTATCGATAAGAAGCTGATGGCAGTAGATCTTACCGCTTCTATCATGTGTCTGGAGAATAAGATGCCGATGCTGGTATTCGGATTAAATGAGGAGAACAGCATTGTTGAGACAATGAAGGGTACATTTACAGGAACAAAAGTAACTGTATAAAAATGCAGATAAGCAGATAAAAGGAGATAACACTATGAATGAAAGATTAAAACCATTTGAAGAAAAAATGAAGAAAACAATCGGAAATCTGGACGGAGAACTTTCTGCAATCCGTGCAGGCCGTGCAAATCCGAACGTTCTGAATAAGATCATGGTAGACTATTATGGAACACCGACACCAATCCAGCAGGTAGCAAACGTATCCGTACCGGAAGCACGTATGATTCAGATCCAGCCATGGGAAAAGAAAATGGTAAGAGAGATTGAAAAAGCAATCATGACTTCAGATCTGGGGATTAATCCGACGAATGACGGAACAACTGTACGTCTTCTTTTCCCTGAATTAACAGAAGATCGAAGAAAAGAACTGGTAAAGGATGTTAAGAAAAAGGGCGAAGCAGCCAAAGTTGCGATTCGTAATATCCGTCGTGATGGAATCGATTCTGTTAAGAAACTGAAAGGTTCCGATGTGTCAGAAGATGAAATGAAAGATATGGAAGATGATCTTCAGAAACTGACAGACAAATATGTAAAAGAAGTTGATAAAGCTGTAGAAGCAAAATCAAAAGAGGTTATGACAGTATAAGACCTGTAAGAGATAAAAGCAGTATACAACAGGAGGGGGATAAGGTCCAGATGCTCTGGAAACTGTCCCCTCTGTTCTTGTATACCTATTGTTATTAGGAGGAAATAATCATATGAATGTGCCACAACATGTTGCGATCATATTGGATGGAAACGGACGCTGGGCAAAAGCAAAAGGAATGCCGCGCAATTACGGTCATGCACAGGGCAGTAAGAATGTAGAGCGTATCTGCGAAGAAGCGTGGAGAATGGGCATTAAATATCTGACGGTCTACGCATTTTCCACAGAGAACTGGAATCGTCCGGACGATGAAGTCAATGCTCTGATGAAGCTGCTTCGTAATTACATGAAGACCTGTCTGAAAACGGCTGCAAAGAATGATATGAAAGTCCGCGTGATCGGGGATATCACAAGACTGGATGAAGACATTCAGAAGAGAATTCTGGAACTGGAAGAAGCAACAAAGAATAATGGCGGTCTGAATTTCCAGATCGCGATTAATTATGGAAGCCGTGATGAGATGATCCGTGCGATCCGTAAGATTGCAAAAGACTGCGTGGATGGAAAAGTGGATCCGGCTGAGATCAAAGAAGAAACATTTGAGCAATATCTGGATACAAAAGGAATCCCGGATCCGGATTTGATGATCCGTACCAGCGGGGAGCTTAGGCTTTCCAATTATCTGTTATGGCAGCTTGCCTATACAGAATTTTATTTTACAGATGTTCCGTGGCCGGATTTCAGTAAAGAAGAGCTGGAAAAGGCGATTGAAACATACAATCACCGTGACAGACGTTATGGTGGTGTGAAGGAGGAAGAAGAACAGAATGTTTAAGACGAGATTATTAAGTGGGATTGTTCTGGTTATCATCTTAATTGCAACGGTTGGAACCGGCGGTGGTTTACTGTTTGGATTTCTGGCACTGATCAGTCTGATCGGACTGTCAGAGCTTTATAAAGTTGTGGATGTGCAGAACAAGATATTAGGACTTACCGGTTATCTGGGAGCTGTTGTATATTATGGAATTTTATATACCGGACAGATGCAGTATATGACACTTCTTACGATTGCATTTCTGGTAGTACTGATGGCGGTGTATGTGTTTTCATTCCCGACATTTAAGGCAGAGCAGGTAATGACGGTGTTCTTTGGCGTATTCTATGTTGCAGTGATGTTGTCTTATGTGTACCAGACCAGAATGCTGGAAGACGGAGCCGTTGCAGTATGGCTGATCTTTTTAAGCTCCTGGGGGTGTGATACCTGTGCGTACTGTGCAGGCATGCTTCTTGGAAAACACAAGATGGCACCGAAGTTAAGCCCAAAGAAATCCGTAGAAGGCGGAATCGGCGGAATTGTCGGAGCTGCATTACTGGGTGCAATCTTTGCAGTTGCAGCAAATAAGATTACAGGAGCTGGTGTGAATCCGGCACAGTATGCGGTTATTTGCGGAGTTGGCGGTATGATCTCGCAGATCGGAGATCTGGCAGCTTCAGCGATCAAACGTAATCATGATATCAAAGATTACGGGAAACTGATCCCGGGACATGGCGGAATCCTTGACAGATTTGACAGTGTTATCTTTACAGCACCGATCATTTATTATCTTGCAACATTCCTTGCAGGAAGATTGTAGGAGGTAAGTATGAAAAAGATAGCAATTTTAGGTTCTACAGGTTCCATTGGAACACAGACCCTGGAAGTGGTAAGAGAGAATGGAGATATCGAAGTACTCGGACTGGCTGCAGGCAGCAATATCAAGATGCTGGAAGAACAGATCAGGGAATTCCACCCACAGATCGTGGCTGTATGGTCGGAAGAAAAAGCAGACGAATTACGTGTTAATGTAGCAGATACAGATACAAAGATTGTTGCAGGCATGGATGGACTTCTGGAAGTTGCAACGATGAAGGGAACAGAGATCCTTGTAACGGCTGTTGTCGGTATGATCGGTATCCGTCCGACAATTGAGGCAATCAAAGCAGGAAAAGACATTGCACTTGCCAATAAAGAGACGCTGGTAACGGCAGGACATATCATTATGCCGCTGGCAAAAAAGATGGGAGTATCCATTCTTCCGGTGGACAGCGAGCACAGTGCAATCTTCCAGTCTTTACAGGGAAATGATCACGGAGCACTTCATAAGATCCTTCTGACAGCATCCGGCGGACCGTTCCGTGGAAAGAAATCGGAAGAACTGATGGAGATCAAGGTGGAAGATGCATTGAAGCATCCTAACTGGTCAATGGGACGTAAGATCACGATCGATTCATCTACAATGGTAAACAAAGGTCTTGAAGTTATTGAAGCCAAGTGGTTATTTAATGTAGATGTGGATCAGGTACAGGTTGTGGTACAGCCGCAGAGTATCATTCATTCGATGGTAGAATATGTAGACGGCGCAATTATTGCAGAACTTGGAACACCGGATATGAAGCTCCCAATCCAGTATGCACTGTATTATCCGGAAAGAAGATTCCTTCCGGGGGACAGAGTAGATTTCTGGACACTGGGCAAACTGGAATTTGAGAAGCCGGATACAGACACATTCTACGGACTGGAACTTGCATATGAAGCAGGAAGAAAAGGCGGAAGTCTTCCGACTGTATTCAATGCGGCAAATGAACTTGCAGTCAGCCAGTTCCTCAACAGAGAGATCAAGTATCTGGAAATCACGGAGATCATTGAGGACTGTATGAAAGCGCATAAGAATATTAAAAATCCAACGCTGGAACAGATTCTGGAGACAGAAGCAGCGACCTATGAGAGAATCAACAGCAGGAGGTAACAGTAAATTTGGGAATTATATTAGCAATCTTATTATTCAGCTTCATCATATTTTTTCATGAGCTGGGTCATTTCTTACTGGCGAAGAAAAATGGAATTGATGTAGATGAGTTTGCTATAGGAATGGGACCGGCAATCTATTCAAAAGAATATAAAGGGACCAAATACGCCGTGCGTATCCTTCCGATCGGAGGGTTCTGTGCGATGGGGGAAGACGAAGAAGCGAATGATTCGCCGAACAATTTTAATAACAAATCTGTCTGGGCGAGAATCTCTGTCATAGCGGCAGGGCCTGTGTTCAACTTTATCCTGGCTTTTATATTTGCCATGATCATTACAGCGATGGTCGGCTATGATAAGCCGGTGATCGGAGCAGTAGAATCAGGCTATCCTGCTGCAGAAGCAGGCCTGAAAAAAGGTGATGAGATCGTACAGATGGGAAACAAAAAGATCCATATCTTCCGTGAAGTCAGCTTTTACAATCAGTTTCATTCTAATGAGGATGTGGCTGTTACCGTGTTAAGAAACGGAAAAGAAAAGACGGTCACACTGACACCAAAGATGGATAAAGAACTGGGCTATAAGAGATTAGGAATAGGAAGTTCCGGTTATAGCAAGGCAAATCTGTTGACGGCTTTTCAATATGGCGGATATGAAGTGAAATTCTGGATATGTACAACTGTCGATAGCTTGAAGATGCTTGTGACAGGCCAGATTGGAGTAAATGAACTTTCGGGCCCTGTGGGAATTGTAAGTACTGTAGATACAACCTATAAAGAAAGCCGTTCTTATGGAGTATTTGCAGTTGTGGTACAGATGTTAAATATGGCAATATTGTTGTCTGCGAATCTTGGTGTTATGAATTTGCTGCCACTCCCGGCATTAGATGGGGGACGTCTGGTATTTCTTTTTGTGGAGGCAATCAGAGGAAAACGTGTGCCACCAGAGAAAGAGGGATATGTACATCTGGCAGGAATCATACTATTGATGTTGTTGATGGTATTTGTAATGTTTAATGATATTAATAGAATATTTTTGGGCAGGTAGAAGTGCTGGCAGATCTATCAAAAAATCATCCCCCTTAGGTAGAAAATAGATAAAGTCTACTTAAGGGGGACTTTTGATACAAAAGTATACAAAAGAGAGCATTATTTGTTTTCGGAATTACATTCCGGCAAACCGGTAATACTGGTTAGCAGTGATAATATTCCGGCCAGCATGGATGTGGAAATTACTAATTTCGTGTCTATCTGCCCAAGTACAGTTACGGTTCCAATTGTTGCTATGGCGGTCTGCGCGACAGTCTTTATTGCCCTAATACCGGCACATTTAGCCCATTTTTTCCAATCTTTTGCTTTCATGTTACCATCCTTTCTTTTCAGGGGTGATTAAGCCGTTTATCATTAGAGCGATTCGATTATTATCCATACAGTTCAGCAATTCGTGATACGCCTACGTAAATTTCGGAAATTTTATACCATGTAGTATAATCGACTGTTCCGGTCTGTGGCAGTCCGAATACTTTCTGGAATGTACGGACTGATTCTGCAGTTGCAGGTCCGTAAATCCCGTCAGCAGTAATTTTCGGAATAGCAGGATAAGCACCTGCTATGACATTTAATTGTTCCTGCATCTGCAAAACTTTATTGCCGGAAGAACCAATTTCCAGAGTATAGCCAGGCCAGGAGGATGGGATGCCGGAGATGGCTTCGGCGGTGTTAATGTACATGTCGTCACCGTAGTAGTAACGGAGAATTTCGATAGGGGAATAGCCCTGGTCGCCTAAGGATTTGGATCCCCATTGGGTCAACCAAATTGTCACCACCTATAAAGCACCCGCAAACCCTTGATTTTACTGGGCTTGCGGGCATTTTACCTGTATAGGAAAAAGTAGATTTTAAGAGAATCGTTCTTGCGATCGTAGATAATCTTGTCGATGATCTGCTTCAGGGCTTCGTTCTTTTGCACATATGTATAATTGTTGGAGATGAGAATATCGTACACACTCCGGACCTTCTGCAGCATGGCATCCGCTGGATCCTGATCAGATTTACGTGCTGCCTTTTTCAATTCCTTTAATTGTTGTTCTAAGGATTCCCGTTCTTTCTGAATGATAGCTTTATTCGCTTTATATTCTTCCAGTGTATCAATCCCTTCCCGGTAGGAGGCTTTTATTCGTTCCTCTTTGCCGGTTAAACTTTCCAATTGTTCTGTTATAGCCTTGCGCTCATCAAACTGCTCTGTGGGTTGATATTCACGCAATTCATAGACAATATCTTTGGTATCCAATACTTCTTTGATACTGTCCAGAACTTCCTTTTCAAGGACCAGTGAGCTGATGCCGTTCGGTTTTTTGCATTTTCCTTTGCTATATCCGTAGCAGGAGAAGTAAGAATATTTTTCCCCATTGACTCGTTTCATAGTGGTTGAGGTTAAGGTGCGTCCGCAATCCGGGCATTTCAGCAGTCCGGAGAGCCAGTGCTTATAAGTGGAAGAGGGGCGCTTGCCGACCGGCTTGTAGGTGGCTTTAAATCGTTCCTGTGCCGATTCAAACAATTCCTTTGATATAATAGCCGGCTGTTGCCCTTCTGTAACAATCCATTCGTCCTTATCTTTGATACGATTGGTGCTGTTCTCTGTCCGGTTCCACCGGATCATGCCACAATAGGAAGGATTCTGGATGATGTATTCGACAGATCTTCGCTCAAATGGCTTTCCGTGCGAAGTCTTGAGCCCTAAAGAATTTAGGTATCTGGCGATATCAAAGAAGCTCATGCCTTCATTTGTGTATTTTTCGAATATAGTCCGAACAATCTTTGCTTCTTCCGGAATAATCACCGGCGGCTTGCTATGCTCCACAACCTTGTAGCCAAGCGGCGGACGTGCCTGGTATGCTCCGCGGAGTGCATTTTCTTTCATACCTCGATACACTTCGCCAGATAACCGGATAGAGTAGTATTCGTCCATCCATTCGATGATACGCTCGATCAGGCTGCCGAAAGGATCATCGGAGAGTGGTTCGGATACACTCACGACATCTACATTATGTTGCTTTTTTAATAGAGATTTATAAACGATAGATTCTTCCTGATTCCGGGCAAACCTGGAAAACTTCCAT from Dorea longicatena harbors:
- the pyrH gene encoding UMP kinase, which encodes MKRVLLKLSGEALAGDKKTGFDEATCMGVAKQVKQLVDDGVQVAIVTGGGNFWRGRTSETIDRVKADQIGMLATVMNCIYVSDIFRYAGMKTEVFTPFVCGAFTTLFSKDAAVEALNEGKVVFFAGGTGHPYFSTDTGAVLRAIEIEADAMLLAKAIDGIYDSDPKVNPEAKKYDEISIQEIIDKKLMAVDLTASIMCLENKMPMLVFGLNEENSIVETMKGTFTGTKVTV
- the frr gene encoding ribosome recycling factor codes for the protein MNERLKPFEEKMKKTIGNLDGELSAIRAGRANPNVLNKIMVDYYGTPTPIQQVANVSVPEARMIQIQPWEKKMVREIEKAIMTSDLGINPTNDGTTVRLLFPELTEDRRKELVKDVKKKGEAAKVAIRNIRRDGIDSVKKLKGSDVSEDEMKDMEDDLQKLTDKYVKEVDKAVEAKSKEVMTV
- a CDS encoding recombinase family protein, with the protein product MSVKYAYGYIRVSTHDQEEISPDSQEHLLRDYAAKNNIVILKIFTDLGISGRKANKRPGFQEMIGLAKGDDHPVDQILVWKFSRFARNQEESIVYKSLLKKQHNVDVVSVSEPLSDDPFGSLIERIIEWMDEYYSIRLSGEVYRGMKENALRGAYQARPPLGYKVVEHSKPPVIIPEEAKIVRTIFEKYTNEGMSFFDIARYLNSLGLKTSHGKPFERRSVEYIIQNPSYCGMIRWNRTENSTNRIKDKDEWIVTEGQQPAIISKELFESAQERFKATYKPVGKRPSSTYKHWLSGLLKCPDCGRTLTSTTMKRVNGEKYSYFSCYGYSKGKCKKPNGISSLVLEKEVLDSIKEVLDTKDIVYELREYQPTEQFDERKAITEQLESLTGKEERIKASYREGIDTLEEYKANKAIIQKERESLEQQLKELKKAARKSDQDPADAMLQKVRSVYDILISNNYTYVQKNEALKQIIDKIIYDRKNDSLKIYFFLYR
- a CDS encoding holin, translating into MKAKDWKKWAKCAGIRAIKTVAQTAIATIGTVTVLGQIDTKLVISTSMLAGILSLLTSITGLPECNSENK
- a CDS encoding 1-deoxy-D-xylulose-5-phosphate reductoisomerase, yielding MKKIAILGSTGSIGTQTLEVVRENGDIEVLGLAAGSNIKMLEEQIREFHPQIVAVWSEEKADELRVNVADTDTKIVAGMDGLLEVATMKGTEILVTAVVGMIGIRPTIEAIKAGKDIALANKETLVTAGHIIMPLAKKMGVSILPVDSEHSAIFQSLQGNDHGALHKILLTASGGPFRGKKSEELMEIKVEDALKHPNWSMGRKITIDSSTMVNKGLEVIEAKWLFNVDVDQVQVVVQPQSIIHSMVEYVDGAIIAELGTPDMKLPIQYALYYPERRFLPGDRVDFWTLGKLEFEKPDTDTFYGLELAYEAGRKGGSLPTVFNAANELAVSQFLNREIKYLEITEIIEDCMKAHKNIKNPTLEQILETEAATYERINSRR
- the rseP gene encoding RIP metalloprotease RseP, translated to MGIILAILLFSFIIFFHELGHFLLAKKNGIDVDEFAIGMGPAIYSKEYKGTKYAVRILPIGGFCAMGEDEEANDSPNNFNNKSVWARISVIAAGPVFNFILAFIFAMIITAMVGYDKPVIGAVESGYPAAEAGLKKGDEIVQMGNKKIHIFREVSFYNQFHSNEDVAVTVLRNGKEKTVTLTPKMDKELGYKRLGIGSSGYSKANLLTAFQYGGYEVKFWICTTVDSLKMLVTGQIGVNELSGPVGIVSTVDTTYKESRSYGVFAVVVQMLNMAILLSANLGVMNLLPLPALDGGRLVFLFVEAIRGKRVPPEKEGYVHLAGIILLMLLMVFVMFNDINRIFLGR
- a CDS encoding phosphatidate cytidylyltransferase, coding for MFKTRLLSGIVLVIILIATVGTGGGLLFGFLALISLIGLSELYKVVDVQNKILGLTGYLGAVVYYGILYTGQMQYMTLLTIAFLVVLMAVYVFSFPTFKAEQVMTVFFGVFYVAVMLSYVYQTRMLEDGAVAVWLIFLSSWGCDTCAYCAGMLLGKHKMAPKLSPKKSVEGGIGGIVGAALLGAIFAVAANKITGAGVNPAQYAVICGVGGMISQIGDLAASAIKRNHDIKDYGKLIPGHGGILDRFDSVIFTAPIIYYLATFLAGRL
- a CDS encoding isoprenyl transferase, producing MNVPQHVAIILDGNGRWAKAKGMPRNYGHAQGSKNVERICEEAWRMGIKYLTVYAFSTENWNRPDDEVNALMKLLRNYMKTCLKTAAKNDMKVRVIGDITRLDEDIQKRILELEEATKNNGGLNFQIAINYGSRDEMIRAIRKIAKDCVDGKVDPAEIKEETFEQYLDTKGIPDPDLMIRTSGELRLSNYLLWQLAYTEFYFTDVPWPDFSKEELEKAIETYNHRDRRYGGVKEEEEQNV